The Corynebacterium confusum genome has a window encoding:
- the ppsA gene encoding phosphoenolpyruvate synthase yields MSDNIRWFSELGMNDVEQVGGKNASLGEMVSNLARLNVNVPDGFATTADAYRAFLTETHLDERISKLLEGLDTEDTRQLEAAGKAIRAEILDTPLPEGIERDIRAAYDKLAAESGDKASFAVRSSATAEDLPEASFAGQQETFLNIQGIDAVLVAIREVFASLYNDRAIAYRVHHGFDHDAVALSAGVQKMVRSDIGSSGVMFTMDTESGFDQVVFVTSAYGLGEGVVQGAVNPDEFYAYKPALRDGKRAVISRSLGAKATKMVYTDDASVGRTTEFVDAPEADRARFSLQDEQVEELARQALIIEDHYGRPMDIEWGLDGEDGQLYILQARPETVQSRRGSVLQSFSLEKRGTVVAEGRAIGQKIGAGKVRVFDSLEQMHGFNPGEVLVADMTDPDWEPIMKRASAIVTNRGGRTCHAAIIARELGIPAVVGTGDATEVLAEGSEVTVSCAEGDTGYVYDGSLDFEVTETDVDQVPEIGPKIMMNVGTPEQAFSFSRLPNDGVGLARLEFIVNRQIGIHPRALLDYPHLDEELKSEVELLTGAYDSPRDFFVQRVAEGVATIAAAFAPNPVILRMSDFKSNEYANLLGGHLYEPHEENPMLGYRGASRYVSEEFAECFAMECEAMKIVREEMGLENVKIMIPFVRTPDEARRVTEALAANGLRRGENGLELIMMCEVPSNALIPEQFLEYFDGFSIGSNDLTQLTLGLDRDSGVVSHDFDERNPAVKVLLGRAIEACRKQGKYIGICGQGPSDHPDLADWLVEQGISSLSLNPDTVVDTWLRLAEKK; encoded by the coding sequence GGCGGACGCCTACCGCGCTTTCCTGACGGAAACGCACCTGGACGAGCGGATCTCGAAGCTGCTCGAGGGTCTGGACACGGAGGATACGCGCCAGCTGGAGGCCGCCGGCAAGGCGATCCGCGCGGAGATTCTGGACACCCCGCTGCCGGAGGGTATCGAGCGCGATATCCGCGCTGCCTACGACAAACTGGCCGCCGAGTCCGGCGATAAGGCCAGCTTCGCGGTGCGCTCCTCGGCCACGGCGGAGGACCTGCCGGAGGCCAGCTTCGCGGGCCAGCAGGAGACCTTCCTGAACATCCAGGGCATCGACGCGGTCCTGGTGGCCATCCGCGAGGTTTTCGCCAGCCTCTACAACGACCGTGCGATTGCCTACCGCGTCCACCACGGCTTCGACCACGACGCGGTCGCGCTGAGTGCGGGCGTGCAGAAGATGGTGCGCTCGGACATCGGTAGCTCCGGCGTCATGTTCACTATGGACACCGAGTCCGGCTTCGACCAAGTCGTCTTCGTCACCAGCGCCTACGGCCTGGGCGAGGGCGTGGTCCAGGGAGCGGTCAACCCGGACGAGTTCTACGCCTACAAGCCGGCCTTGCGCGACGGCAAGCGCGCGGTGATCTCCCGCTCGCTGGGCGCGAAGGCGACCAAGATGGTCTACACCGACGACGCCAGCGTCGGCCGCACCACCGAGTTCGTCGACGCCCCGGAGGCCGACCGCGCGCGTTTTTCCCTGCAGGACGAGCAGGTAGAAGAGCTGGCCCGACAGGCGCTCATCATCGAGGACCACTACGGCCGCCCGATGGACATCGAGTGGGGCCTAGACGGCGAGGACGGCCAGCTCTACATCCTGCAGGCCCGCCCGGAGACCGTGCAGTCCCGCCGCGGCTCCGTGCTGCAGAGCTTCAGCCTGGAAAAGCGCGGCACCGTCGTGGCGGAGGGCCGCGCCATCGGCCAGAAGATTGGCGCCGGCAAGGTGCGCGTCTTCGACTCGCTGGAGCAGATGCACGGCTTTAACCCGGGCGAGGTCCTAGTCGCGGACATGACGGACCCGGACTGGGAACCGATCATGAAGCGCGCCTCGGCGATTGTCACCAACCGCGGCGGCCGCACCTGTCACGCGGCGATCATCGCCCGCGAGCTGGGTATCCCGGCCGTCGTCGGCACCGGCGATGCCACCGAGGTCCTGGCCGAGGGCAGCGAGGTCACCGTCTCCTGTGCGGAGGGCGATACCGGCTATGTCTACGACGGCTCGCTGGACTTTGAGGTCACCGAGACCGACGTCGATCAGGTCCCGGAGATTGGCCCGAAGATCATGATGAACGTCGGCACGCCGGAGCAGGCCTTCTCCTTCTCCCGCCTTCCCAACGACGGCGTGGGCCTGGCGCGCCTGGAGTTCATTGTTAACCGGCAGATCGGCATCCACCCGCGCGCGCTGCTGGACTACCCCCACTTGGACGAGGAACTGAAGTCCGAGGTGGAGCTTCTGACCGGCGCTTATGATTCGCCGCGCGACTTCTTCGTCCAGCGCGTGGCCGAGGGCGTGGCCACCATTGCGGCAGCGTTCGCCCCGAACCCGGTCATTCTGCGTATGTCGGATTTCAAGTCCAACGAGTACGCCAACCTGCTGGGCGGCCACCTCTACGAGCCGCACGAGGAAAACCCGATGCTGGGCTACCGCGGCGCCTCGCGGTACGTCTCCGAGGAGTTCGCGGAGTGCTTCGCCATGGAGTGCGAGGCGATGAAGATTGTGCGCGAGGAGATGGGCCTGGAAAACGTCAAGATCATGATCCCGTTCGTGCGCACGCCGGATGAGGCGCGCCGGGTGACCGAGGCCCTAGCCGCCAACGGCCTGCGCCGCGGCGAGAACGGTCTGGAGCTCATCATGATGTGCGAGGTTCCGTCCAACGCGCTCATCCCGGAGCAGTTCCTGGAGTACTTCGACGGCTTCTCCATCGGCTCGAACGACCTGACCCAGCTCACGCTGGGCCTGGACCGCGACTCGGGTGTGGTCTCGCATGACTTCGACGAGCGAAACCCGGCGGTCAAGGTGCTGCTGGGTCGGGCCATCGAGGCCTGCCGGAAGCAGGGCAAGTACATCGGAATCTGCGGCCAAGGCCCCAGCGACCACCCGGATCTGGCGGACTGGCTGGTCGAGCAGGGGATTAGCTCGCTGTCGTTGAACCCGGACACCGTGGTCGATACCTGGCTGCGCCTGGCGGAAAAGAAGTAG